The following coding sequences are from one Oncorhynchus nerka isolate Pitt River linkage group LG6, Oner_Uvic_2.0, whole genome shotgun sequence window:
- the LOC115130485 gene encoding histone deacetylase 3 isoform X1, which yields MKQLYIYSNKHPANRIKKMSNRTAYFYDPDVGNFHYGAGHPMKPHRLSLTHSLVLHYGLYKKMQVFKPYKASQHDMCRFHSEDYIDFLQKVSPNNMQGFTKSLNTFNVGDDCPVFPGLFEFCSRYTGASLQGATQLNHKICDIAINWAGGLHHAKKFEASGFCYVNDIVISILELLKYHPRVLYIDIDIHHGDGVQEAFYLTDRVMTVSFHKYGNYFFPGTGDMYEVGAESGRYYCLNVPLRDGIDDQSYRQLFQPVIKQVVDFYQPTCIVLQCGADSLGCDRLGCFNLSIRGHGECVEFVKSFRIPLLVLGGGGYTVRNVARCWTYETSLLVDEPISDELPYSEYFEYFAPDFTLHPDVSTRIENQNSRQYLEQIRSTVFENLKMLNHAPSVQIHDVPSDILSYERTDEGDPDERGSEDNYSRPEAANEFYDGDHDNDKESDVEI from the exons ATGAAGCAACTATATATTTACAGTAACAAACACCCAGCGAACCGTATAAAAAAGATGTCCAATAGAACAGCATATTTTTATGATCCGGACGTGGGGAACTTTCATTATG GTGCTGGTCACCCTATGAAACCCCATCGTCTCTCTCTGACGCACAGCCTTGTTTTGCACTATGGCCTATACAAAAAGATGCAG GTTTTCAAACCATACAAAGCCTCCCAACATGACATGTGCCGATTTCACTCAGAAGATTACATTGACTTTCTTCAGAAGGTCAGCCCCAACAATATGCAGGGCTTCACAAAGAGTCTCAACACCTTCAATGTGGGGGATGACTG CCCTGTATTCCCGGGCCTGTTTGAGTTCTGCTCCAGGTATACCGGAGCGTCACTACAGGGAGCAACACAGCTAAACCAcaag ATATGTGACATTGCCATCAACTGGGCTGGGGGTCTTCATCATGCTAAGAAATTTGAG GCCTCTGGATTTTGCTATGTGAATGACATTGTCATCAGTATACTGGAGCTTTTGAA ATACCACCCACGTGTGCTCTACATAGACATTGACATTCACCATGGCGATGGGGTGCAGGAAGCCTTTTACCTGACTGATCGGGTCATGACTGTATCCTTCCACAAGTATGGGAACTACTTTTTCCCAGGCACAG GTGACATGTATGAGGTGGGGGCTGAGAGCGGCCGTTACTACTGCCTGAACGTGCCTCTCCGGGATGGGATCGATGACCAGA GCTACAGGCAACTCTTTCAGCCAGTCATTAAGCAAGTGGTGGACTTCTACCAGCCAACCTGTATCGTTCTTCAG TGTGGGGctgactctctgggctgtgacCGACTAGGATGCTTCAACCTCAGTATACGAGGCCATGG GGAATGTGTGGAGTTTGTAAAAAGCTTCAGGATTCCCCTGCTGGTGCTGGGAGGAGGGGGGTACACAGTACGCAATGTGGCCAGATGCTG GACCTATGAGACCTCCCTCCTAGTCGATGAGCCAATTAGTGATGAGCTGCCCTATAGTG AGTACTTTGAGTATTTTGCTCCAGACTTCACACTCCACCCAGATGTGAGCACCAGGATAGAGAACCAGAATTCAAGACAG TACCTGGAGCAGATACGTTCGACGGTCTTTGAGAACTTGAAGATGTTGAACCACGCCCCCAGTGTCCAGATCCACGACGTGCCCTCCGACATCCTGAGCTACGAGCGTACTGACGAGGGAGACCCAGATGAGAGGGGCTCAGAGGACAACTATTCCAG GCCGGAGGCAGCCAATGAGTTCTATGATGGTGACCATGACAACGACAAGGAGAGCGACGTGGAGATCTGA
- the LOC115130485 gene encoding histone deacetylase 3 isoform X2 yields the protein MKPHRLSLTHSLVLHYGLYKKMQVFKPYKASQHDMCRFHSEDYIDFLQKVSPNNMQGFTKSLNTFNVGDDCPVFPGLFEFCSRYTGASLQGATQLNHKICDIAINWAGGLHHAKKFEASGFCYVNDIVISILELLKYHPRVLYIDIDIHHGDGVQEAFYLTDRVMTVSFHKYGNYFFPGTGDMYEVGAESGRYYCLNVPLRDGIDDQSYRQLFQPVIKQVVDFYQPTCIVLQCGADSLGCDRLGCFNLSIRGHGECVEFVKSFRIPLLVLGGGGYTVRNVARCWTYETSLLVDEPISDELPYSEYFEYFAPDFTLHPDVSTRIENQNSRQYLEQIRSTVFENLKMLNHAPSVQIHDVPSDILSYERTDEGDPDERGSEDNYSRPEAANEFYDGDHDNDKESDVEI from the exons ATGAAACCCCATCGTCTCTCTCTGACGCACAGCCTTGTTTTGCACTATGGCCTATACAAAAAGATGCAG GTTTTCAAACCATACAAAGCCTCCCAACATGACATGTGCCGATTTCACTCAGAAGATTACATTGACTTTCTTCAGAAGGTCAGCCCCAACAATATGCAGGGCTTCACAAAGAGTCTCAACACCTTCAATGTGGGGGATGACTG CCCTGTATTCCCGGGCCTGTTTGAGTTCTGCTCCAGGTATACCGGAGCGTCACTACAGGGAGCAACACAGCTAAACCAcaag ATATGTGACATTGCCATCAACTGGGCTGGGGGTCTTCATCATGCTAAGAAATTTGAG GCCTCTGGATTTTGCTATGTGAATGACATTGTCATCAGTATACTGGAGCTTTTGAA ATACCACCCACGTGTGCTCTACATAGACATTGACATTCACCATGGCGATGGGGTGCAGGAAGCCTTTTACCTGACTGATCGGGTCATGACTGTATCCTTCCACAAGTATGGGAACTACTTTTTCCCAGGCACAG GTGACATGTATGAGGTGGGGGCTGAGAGCGGCCGTTACTACTGCCTGAACGTGCCTCTCCGGGATGGGATCGATGACCAGA GCTACAGGCAACTCTTTCAGCCAGTCATTAAGCAAGTGGTGGACTTCTACCAGCCAACCTGTATCGTTCTTCAG TGTGGGGctgactctctgggctgtgacCGACTAGGATGCTTCAACCTCAGTATACGAGGCCATGG GGAATGTGTGGAGTTTGTAAAAAGCTTCAGGATTCCCCTGCTGGTGCTGGGAGGAGGGGGGTACACAGTACGCAATGTGGCCAGATGCTG GACCTATGAGACCTCCCTCCTAGTCGATGAGCCAATTAGTGATGAGCTGCCCTATAGTG AGTACTTTGAGTATTTTGCTCCAGACTTCACACTCCACCCAGATGTGAGCACCAGGATAGAGAACCAGAATTCAAGACAG TACCTGGAGCAGATACGTTCGACGGTCTTTGAGAACTTGAAGATGTTGAACCACGCCCCCAGTGTCCAGATCCACGACGTGCCCTCCGACATCCTGAGCTACGAGCGTACTGACGAGGGAGACCCAGATGAGAGGGGCTCAGAGGACAACTATTCCAG GCCGGAGGCAGCCAATGAGTTCTATGATGGTGACCATGACAACGACAAGGAGAGCGACGTGGAGATCTGA